The Melioribacteraceae bacterium 4301-Me genome contains the following window.
TAACAACAATATTAGCAACAGAGGCGTAAGCAGTTTTAATTAATTCGAAGGTAATATCATCGCCGTAATAATTAAGGTATTTTTGAGCCCATTCGTAGATACCAGATTTTTTCTCTTTTTCAGATTCAAAAAAACCGCGTGTGGTTTCATTATCATGTGATCCAGTATGAACGACACAATTTTTAATATGGTTATGAGGCAGAAATTTTTTCTCGCCCTTTTCACCAAATGCAAATTGTAAAATTTTAATGCCGGGAAAACCAAATTTATCTCGTAATGCTTCGACTGAGTCGGTTATTACTCCAAGGTCTTCAGCAATAATTGGAACTTCACCTAAATCTTTTTTAAGTGAATTAAAAAGTTTTTCACCGGGAGCTTTTACCCATCTGCCATTCATTGCCGTTTCAGCGTCTCCGGGAATTTCCCAGTATGCGTCAAATCCTCTAAAGTGGTCAATTCTAATGAAATCAACCATTTCTAATAATTTTTTTACTCTATTTTTCCACCACTGGAAATCATCTTTTTCCATTACTTTCCACTTGTAAAGTGGATTGCCCCAAAGTTGTCCAGTTGCACTAAAATAATCCGGCGGTACACCAGCTACAAATTCAAGAGTTCCATCTTTTCGTACAGTGAATAAATCTTTATTAGCCCATAAATCTGCGCTATCGTAAGCAACAAAAATTGGCAGGTCACCAATAATTTTAATTCCTTTTTCATGTGCGTAATTACGGATATTTGTCCATTGTTTATCAAATATAAATTGAAGGAATTTCTGAAACTCAATTCCATCTTTCAGTTTACTTTCCCATTCTTTTGTGTTTTGGCGAAATGCAATAGATGGTTCCCACTGCGGCCAGGCAATTCCTCTATGATAATTTTTAGCCGCCATAAATAGAGAGTAATCATTTAGCCAGTAACTGTTTTTTTCGCAGAAAGATTCATAGTCTTTTTCAAAGTGACTTTTTAAGTCCTTAAAGTTCTCGAATGCCTTTTGAAGCAGCCTGTACTTAAAATTAATTACAGAACCGTAATCAATTTTGTGAGGATTGTAGTCGGGTATTTTTCCAATGTCATCTTCTTTTAACAATTGTTCTTTTATAAGGATTTCGGGGCTGATGAGAAGATGATTACCTGCAAAAGCAGAAAAACATTGATAGGG
Protein-coding sequences here:
- the malQ gene encoding 4-alpha-glucanotransferase, which translates into the protein MNIERSAGILLHPTSLPSKFGIGDLGPNAYQFIDFLNRAGQTLWQTFPLGPTGYGDSPYQCFSAFAGNHLLISPEILIKEQLLKEDDIGKIPDYNPHKIDYGSVINFKYRLLQKAFENFKDLKSHFEKDYESFCEKNSYWLNDYSLFMAAKNYHRGIAWPQWEPSIAFRQNTKEWESKLKDGIEFQKFLQFIFDKQWTNIRNYAHEKGIKIIGDLPIFVAYDSADLWANKDLFTVRKDGTLEFVAGVPPDYFSATGQLWGNPLYKWKVMEKDDFQWWKNRVKKLLEMVDFIRIDHFRGFDAYWEIPGDAETAMNGRWVKAPGEKLFNSLKKDLGEVPIIAEDLGVITDSVEALRDKFGFPGIKILQFAFGEKGEKKFLPHNHIKNCVVHTGSHDNETTRGFFESEKEKKSGIYEWAQKYLNYYGDDITFELIKTAYASVANIVVIPMQDILNLGNEARMNFPSKLGGNWTWRFTWDQIAENIEHTYKEMTIMYERPPLKKHSNEEVKVEEE